CAGGCTCGGCGCCCAGTACGCTGTACGACTTCTTTCCGAAAGACTTCTTGCTGTTTGTCGACGAATCGCACGTCACGATCTCGCAGATCCGTGCGATGTACCACGGCGATCGTAGTCGCAAGATGAACCTGGTCGAGCATGGTTTTCGCTTGCCTAGTGCGCTCGACAATCGCCCGTTCAAGTTCGACGAGTGGGAAAACATCGTCAATCAGGCGGTTTTCGTCTCGGCGACTCCCGGCGACTACGAATTAGAAAAAGCGGGAGGCGAAGTGGTCGAGCAGATCATTCGCCCGACGGGTCTGCTTGATCCCGTGGTCGAATTGCAGCCGGCGCGCGGACAGGTCCAGCATCTGCTTGAGGAAATTCGAGAGCGGGTCGCCGTCAAAGAACGCGTGTTGGTCACCGTGCTCACCAAGCGCTTGGCCGAGGATTTGGCCAATTATCTGAGCGAGCAAGGCATCGCTTGCAAGTGGCTGCACAGCGAATTAGACGCTTTCGAGCGAGTCGAGTTGCTGCGTGATTTACGCGAAGGAAAATTCGACTGCCTGGTTGGGATCAACCTGCTGCGCGAAGGTCTCGACTTGCCCGAAGTATCGCTGGTAGGGATTCTCGACGCTGACAAAGAGGGATTTCTGCGGAGCGAGACCTCGTTGATTCAAACGATCGGTCGCGCCGCACGTAACGTCAACGCCAAAGTGATTCTCTACGCCGATCGAATGACCAACTCGATGCAAGCGGCGATCGACGAGACCGACCGACGTCGCAAGATTCAGCAAGAGTACAACCAGAAGCACGGCATCACGCCTGAATCGATTAAAAAGAACATCCGCCGCGGAATCGAGAACGACGCCGACGCCCATCGGACAGCCAGCGCCGCAGTGGGCAAAACGGATGACGCCGAATACATCACGCTGGAGTACATCGCCGAACTACAAGCCGAGATGCTAGCGGCGGCGGAGAATCTGGAGTTTGAGCGAGCGGCCGGAATTCGCGATCGCATCAGCAAGATGCAAGACTCGGTTGGCAAAAAGATCAGCGACGTTGGCCGCAGTGACGACAAAAAGGGACGAGGAAAACGGCGCCGCGGAGGCGCCAAAACGCCGCGCCCGAAACGGGGCTAGCAGCTCTTCCGAATAGGCGCCTGGCTTTCTGGGTAAGTTGCGAAAACCCTGCCGGCCGTCAATTGTGGGACTCTAACGTTTCGTCCAGATTATGCGGATCTGCGGGCGAAAAACGCCGAATCCAGACGTGTACACGGACGACGCGCGTCCGTCGTGCACTTTCTTGGCTGATAATCCGCCAGCGAACGAACATTGCCTGGAGTCGAATAATGAAGATGATGATTTGCGTCGCCACGGCGCTGATGACGTTGCTGGTCTCCTCGGCCACGATGGCTCAAGATTTCACGATTCGCAGCAGTCCGAGCGATCAGCCGTCGCAACCGCTGGAACAAGCGCCGGCTCTGTCGTCGTCGACGCCCGAGATGTGGTTCTATTTACAGGAAGCGCGTCGAGCCGAGAGCCCGTCGGTGCTGCGACTGCAACGAGCCCAGTTCATCGCTGGTCAGCGCATCTCGCGGATCGCCGCTCGCGACTGGTACGGCGTTTCGCTGGCTCGCCCCGAAACGAACTCGACGCCGATGTTCCGTCACTACTCGAACCTGCGAACCGACGCGACTTGGGATCCGGCGATGCAACTGCGTTACTCGACCGGCACGCGTCCGAT
The nucleotide sequence above comes from Blastopirellula sp. J2-11. Encoded proteins:
- the uvrB gene encoding excinuclease ABC subunit UvrB, translated to MQFELQAPFAPAGDQPAAIEQLVEGLRAERRHQVLLGVTGSGKTYTVANVIQQLQRPALVISHNKTLAAQLYSEFKEFFPHNAVHYFVSYYDYYQPEAYIPQRDIYIEKDASINDEIDRLRLASTSALVSRRDVIIVASVSSIYGLGSPSDYKAMMVSIAKGQMIDRDEVLGRLVGILYERNDVAFERSKFRVRGDCIEIWPSYEEFAYRIELWGDEVEQLSIINPLTGEVIAPQEQLYIYPAKHFVLPEERVAKAVVDIKHELSARLQELESAGKLLEAQRLNARTRFDIEMMQEVGFCPGIENYSRPLSGRPPGSAPSTLYDFFPKDFLLFVDESHVTISQIRAMYHGDRSRKMNLVEHGFRLPSALDNRPFKFDEWENIVNQAVFVSATPGDYELEKAGGEVVEQIIRPTGLLDPVVELQPARGQVQHLLEEIRERVAVKERVLVTVLTKRLAEDLANYLSEQGIACKWLHSELDAFERVELLRDLREGKFDCLVGINLLREGLDLPEVSLVGILDADKEGFLRSETSLIQTIGRAARNVNAKVILYADRMTNSMQAAIDETDRRRKIQQEYNQKHGITPESIKKNIRRGIENDADAHRTASAAVGKTDDAEYITLEYIAELQAEMLAAAENLEFERAAGIRDRISKMQDSVGKKISDVGRSDDKKGRGKRRRGGAKTPRPKRG